One segment of Rubripirellula amarantea DNA contains the following:
- a CDS encoding aldo/keto reductase yields MQKITLASGTNVDSIGLGLWKIANDKTASLVRSAIEIGYRHFDAACDYGNEIEAGEGIRLALDDGLVERDQLHITSKLWNTFHRPEHVRMACEKSLADLGLDYLDLYLIHFPIAQKFVPIEKRYPPGWFFDPDAADPKVESDRVPIIDTWRAMESLVTAGLVKEIGVCNFGVSLLRDLINQAEVRPAMLQVEMHPYLTQQKLLRYCHEEKIGVTAFSPLGAQSYFELNMAEQSESLLVHPTVVSIAKEVSRTPAQVLLRWGVQRGTAVVPKSSRVERLQENFDIFDFSLSESQMSQISGLDQGRRFNDPGDFCEAAFNTFYPIYE; encoded by the coding sequence ATGCAGAAGATCACACTCGCTAGCGGCACCAACGTCGATTCCATTGGCTTGGGTCTTTGGAAGATTGCTAACGACAAAACAGCTTCCCTGGTCCGATCGGCTATTGAAATTGGCTACCGTCATTTTGATGCGGCTTGTGATTACGGCAATGAAATCGAAGCCGGCGAAGGAATCCGCCTCGCTCTTGATGACGGTTTGGTCGAACGTGACCAGTTGCACATTACCTCGAAATTGTGGAACACCTTTCATCGTCCCGAACATGTTCGCATGGCTTGCGAAAAGTCGTTGGCCGATTTGGGTTTGGATTATTTGGATTTGTATTTGATCCACTTTCCCATCGCCCAAAAATTTGTACCCATTGAAAAACGGTATCCACCGGGTTGGTTCTTTGACCCGGATGCGGCGGACCCGAAGGTCGAGAGTGATCGTGTGCCGATCATCGATACATGGCGAGCGATGGAATCTCTCGTGACCGCGGGCTTAGTCAAAGAGATTGGTGTTTGCAACTTTGGGGTATCACTGCTGCGTGACTTGATCAACCAAGCCGAAGTTCGGCCGGCTATGTTGCAAGTCGAAATGCATCCCTACCTGACTCAACAAAAATTGCTTCGCTACTGCCACGAAGAGAAAATCGGCGTGACCGCGTTTTCGCCTCTCGGTGCACAATCGTACTTTGAACTGAACATGGCAGAGCAAAGCGAATCGCTGCTGGTCCATCCCACCGTGGTTTCGATTGCAAAGGAAGTCTCTCGCACGCCGGCACAGGTCCTGTTGCGATGGGGAGTCCAACGCGGGACCGCCGTGGTGCCGAAAAGCTCTCGGGTGGAACGGCTTCAGGAAAACTTCGACATCTTTGACTTCTCGCTCTCAGAGTCGCAAATGAGCCAAATCAGCGGTCTCGACCAAGGTCGCCGATTCAACGACCCTGGTGATTTCTGCGAGGCTGCATTTAACACATTTTACCCAATCTACGAGTGA
- a CDS encoding NADPH:quinone reductase yields the protein MKAAYLTQTGGPEVIQYGELKDPIVSENQVLIRVHAASVNPIDTYVRSGLIAAELPSKYCPGCDAAGTIEAVGENVNNLQVGDRVWCTNQGLLGRQGTFAEKIAIDSQWCFPLPDSVSFQDAAANALVAVTAHLGLFREAKLQAGETILVIGGTGGVGSMVVQMAKAIGARVIATAGSASKCERVIELGADVAINYHGQSIEEVTKAEAPKGVNVFWETRRQPDFDMAISVLSERGRMVLMAGRDARPEFPVGPFYVKECSLHGFVMFKATPVEMRAAAEDINRWMQKGTLKSNIGATFPLEQAAEAHRLQEQSTLEGKGALTGKIIVTMG from the coding sequence ATGAAAGCGGCATATCTCACACAAACGGGCGGTCCTGAGGTCATTCAATACGGCGAACTCAAGGATCCCATTGTCAGTGAAAACCAAGTCCTAATCCGAGTTCACGCAGCATCGGTCAACCCAATCGACACCTATGTGCGGTCCGGTTTGATCGCGGCGGAATTACCTTCGAAGTACTGCCCTGGTTGCGATGCAGCCGGCACCATCGAAGCGGTAGGCGAAAATGTCAACAACCTGCAAGTTGGTGACCGCGTTTGGTGCACCAACCAAGGACTACTGGGCCGGCAAGGAACCTTCGCTGAAAAGATCGCAATTGATTCCCAATGGTGTTTTCCGCTGCCGGATTCTGTTTCCTTCCAAGATGCTGCCGCGAACGCGTTGGTGGCTGTCACCGCTCACCTGGGACTCTTCCGTGAAGCGAAACTGCAGGCCGGCGAAACGATCCTTGTTATCGGCGGCACCGGCGGTGTCGGTTCGATGGTCGTTCAAATGGCGAAGGCTATCGGCGCACGCGTGATTGCGACCGCAGGCTCGGCCAGCAAGTGCGAACGGGTCATCGAGTTGGGCGCCGACGTTGCGATCAACTATCACGGGCAATCCATCGAAGAAGTCACCAAAGCGGAAGCTCCCAAAGGTGTCAACGTATTTTGGGAAACTCGTCGACAACCCGACTTCGACATGGCGATTAGCGTCTTGTCCGAACGTGGGCGGATGGTGTTGATGGCGGGACGCGATGCTCGCCCCGAGTTTCCGGTGGGTCCGTTCTACGTCAAAGAATGTTCACTGCATGGATTCGTGATGTTCAAAGCGACGCCCGTGGAAATGCGAGCCGCTGCCGAAGACATCAATCGCTGGATGCAAAAGGGAACATTGAAATCTAACATCGGTGCAACGTTCCCTCTTGAACAAGCCGCCGAGGCTCATCGTCTGCAAGAACAATCAACGCTTGAAGGGAAGGGAGCGTTGACTGGTAAAATCATTGTGACCATGGGATAA
- the hrpB gene encoding ATP-dependent helicase HrpB yields MKSLPVTDVLPQIIAGLREDKAIVLKAPPGAGKTTAVPPAIIDAGVAGQGKVLLIQPRRLAARAAASRLATMMSTSLGDRVGYQVRFDNCLSPTTQLIAMTTGILLRRLQSDPLLEDVSCVLLDEFHERSVELDLALGMLHRIRTTFRPELKLVVMSATLDPQPIVNFLGDAVAIESLGRSFPVEVSYDDAASSERIETRVATTVVKLLGQTDGDVLVFLPGVGEIRRCASALESLHDLGPCRVHQLYGDLSAKDQDAVLGPSEFRKIILSTNVAETSVTIDGVTGVIDSGQARVMNFDSRLGLPKLQLEPISQASAEQRAGRAGRTAPGNAIRLWPRATHRSRRELDKPEVLRCDFSASLLLLANWGERDLEAFPWLTPPEASAVDLAHEYLTRCGAIDETGHITPLGISMAKLPLPPRLSRFMVASAENGCIRSASILAALLSERDPFRGSNLSLLDRVEQIETLPNNRSSTGNIAGMKNVLRVAKQIERATELSASSIDADSDAIARSLLAAYPDRVARRRENDAGRAVMVGGRGLKLSHQVVPSDAELLIAIDVDSGSTEAIVRLGIAIAESWLDSDLITNVREHQYDRSLQAVIARQRRYFLDLLLAESPVKCEPCEEVAEILMTVASEDFLSVMPNGSKPLASFIERVNFIGRVWPDSDLPPIDDHALAEVARDLCRTRTKLSQLQSAPWLDHLHGRYSYEQLSMIEKQAPTRITVPSGNSVLVDYSSGKPAMAVRIQELFGWKSTPRIAGGRVPIQLQLLGPNYRPQQITEDLENFWAATYEQVRKELRRRYPKHHWPDDPFNAKATHNGLKPR; encoded by the coding sequence ATGAAATCACTTCCCGTCACCGACGTCTTGCCGCAAATCATTGCAGGATTGCGCGAAGACAAAGCGATCGTGCTGAAGGCTCCGCCCGGTGCAGGGAAAACCACTGCTGTGCCGCCGGCAATCATCGACGCGGGGGTGGCCGGTCAGGGCAAGGTGTTATTGATTCAACCGCGCCGACTAGCCGCAAGAGCCGCCGCATCGCGATTGGCGACCATGATGTCAACAAGTCTCGGTGATCGGGTGGGCTATCAAGTTCGCTTCGACAATTGCCTCAGTCCCACAACGCAATTGATCGCGATGACAACCGGCATCCTTCTGCGTCGACTTCAGAGTGATCCACTTCTGGAAGATGTCTCGTGCGTGTTGCTCGATGAATTTCACGAACGCAGTGTAGAGCTGGACTTAGCTTTAGGCATGCTGCATCGCATTCGCACGACGTTTCGGCCTGAGTTGAAGCTGGTCGTCATGTCGGCGACGCTCGATCCGCAACCGATCGTCAATTTCCTTGGTGATGCAGTTGCAATCGAAAGCCTGGGTCGAAGTTTTCCCGTTGAGGTTAGTTACGATGACGCCGCATCATCGGAACGTATCGAAACGCGTGTCGCCACCACGGTGGTGAAGTTGCTGGGCCAGACCGATGGCGACGTATTGGTGTTCTTACCCGGTGTGGGAGAGATTCGTCGCTGCGCGTCCGCGTTGGAAAGCCTGCATGACCTGGGTCCTTGCCGAGTTCACCAGCTTTATGGTGATCTATCAGCTAAGGATCAAGACGCAGTCCTTGGACCATCCGAATTTCGAAAGATCATTCTGTCCACCAACGTAGCCGAAACATCAGTGACCATTGATGGCGTCACCGGCGTGATTGACTCAGGACAGGCTCGCGTGATGAACTTCGATTCACGGCTCGGGTTGCCAAAATTGCAGCTCGAACCGATTTCTCAAGCATCCGCCGAGCAACGAGCGGGACGGGCTGGGCGTACCGCCCCGGGCAACGCAATCAGACTTTGGCCGCGGGCGACACACCGATCCCGACGTGAACTGGACAAGCCCGAAGTATTGCGTTGTGATTTTTCAGCGTCCTTGTTGTTACTCGCAAATTGGGGCGAACGTGACCTCGAGGCTTTTCCATGGCTCACGCCACCTGAGGCGTCAGCCGTTGATCTGGCTCACGAGTATCTGACTCGTTGCGGCGCGATCGATGAGACTGGTCACATTACACCGCTCGGCATTTCGATGGCCAAGTTGCCGTTGCCGCCGAGGCTATCAAGATTCATGGTGGCCTCAGCAGAAAACGGCTGCATTCGATCCGCCTCCATCCTGGCGGCACTGTTGTCCGAACGAGATCCGTTTCGAGGATCGAATTTGAGTTTGCTTGATCGAGTCGAGCAAATCGAAACGCTACCGAACAACCGCAGTTCGACCGGCAACATCGCTGGCATGAAAAACGTCTTGCGCGTAGCGAAGCAAATCGAACGAGCCACCGAGCTTAGTGCGAGCAGTATCGATGCCGATTCGGATGCAATCGCGAGGTCTTTGTTGGCTGCTTACCCCGACCGAGTCGCTCGTCGTCGCGAGAACGATGCCGGGCGTGCGGTAATGGTGGGCGGACGGGGACTAAAGTTGTCGCACCAGGTTGTACCGAGCGATGCGGAACTGCTGATTGCGATCGACGTCGATTCAGGATCAACCGAGGCAATTGTGCGGCTCGGAATCGCCATAGCAGAATCATGGTTGGATTCGGACCTGATCACCAACGTTCGCGAACACCAGTACGACCGAAGTTTGCAGGCCGTCATTGCTCGCCAACGTCGCTACTTTCTTGACTTGTTGCTGGCGGAGTCTCCGGTCAAGTGCGAGCCCTGCGAAGAGGTTGCCGAAATACTGATGACGGTCGCGAGCGAAGACTTTTTATCCGTCATGCCCAACGGTTCAAAACCTTTGGCCAGCTTCATTGAGCGAGTGAACTTCATCGGTCGAGTCTGGCCCGACTCGGATCTACCGCCGATCGACGATCACGCACTCGCCGAGGTCGCACGCGATTTATGTCGAACCCGAACAAAGCTGAGTCAACTGCAATCGGCACCCTGGCTCGATCATTTGCATGGGCGTTATTCGTACGAACAATTGTCGATGATTGAAAAGCAAGCTCCCACTCGAATCACGGTGCCCAGTGGAAATTCGGTTCTTGTAGATTACTCATCCGGAAAGCCAGCGATGGCTGTCCGGATCCAAGAACTCTTTGGTTGGAAATCAACGCCTCGAATCGCAGGCGGCAGAGTACCGATTCAATTACAGTTGTTGGGTCCTAACTATCGGCCTCAGCAGATTACCGAAGATCTCGAAAACTTCTGGGCAGCAACCTATGAACAGGTTCGAAAAGAACTCCGCCGTCGTTACCCGAAGCACCATTGGCCTGATGATCCATTCAATGCGAAAGCAACTCACAACGGGCTCAAACCTCGCTAG
- a CDS encoding ABC transporter ATP-binding protein, with protein MLNLLNLSRRVGDKTLLDHVSLSIDAGDAIGLVGPSGSGKSTLMRAIAMLDPLNEGVIEFAGQPITGNTVPGYRLKVVYLGQRPTMLDANVEDNLRLPFSFAQVAKTGLSFDRDEAVSWLAKYGLPADVMRQNAMTLSGGQRQAIAMLRAILVDPSVILLDEPTASLDEDSIAKFEKLAKAWKDDKPARAWVWTSHDRDQVTRMTDRTISMNSGRIVS; from the coding sequence ATGCTGAACCTTCTTAATCTGAGCCGAAGAGTAGGTGACAAAACCCTGCTGGATCACGTATCGCTTTCCATCGATGCTGGTGACGCCATCGGACTGGTTGGTCCCAGCGGCAGTGGTAAGTCGACGTTGATGCGGGCGATTGCAATGCTAGATCCCTTGAACGAAGGTGTCATTGAGTTCGCGGGTCAGCCGATTACCGGCAACACCGTTCCTGGATACCGATTAAAGGTTGTCTATTTGGGGCAGCGACCAACCATGCTGGATGCGAACGTGGAAGATAACTTGCGATTGCCGTTTTCATTTGCACAAGTCGCCAAGACGGGTTTAAGTTTTGATCGTGATGAGGCCGTCTCTTGGCTCGCCAAGTACGGTTTGCCCGCCGATGTGATGCGGCAAAATGCGATGACGCTTAGCGGTGGCCAGCGTCAAGCGATTGCGATGTTGAGAGCCATCCTGGTTGATCCCAGTGTGATTTTGCTCGATGAGCCGACCGCCTCGTTGGATGAAGATTCTATCGCCAAGTTTGAGAAACTGGCGAAGGCTTGGAAAGACGACAAGCCCGCTCGCGCTTGGGTTTGGACATCTCATGATCGGGATCAAGTCACCAGAATGACGGATCGAACGATCTCAATGAACTCCGGAAGGATCGTTTCATGA
- a CDS encoding ABC transporter permease, whose translation MTDLSLSYAELAIAAGLLVINVVMSWRMRLGIGTQIIVSGIRMAVQLAILGLVLKQIFALATFPPVMALATAMTVIAGLSSVGRIENRYTGIRLNAIVAVWASSWLVTAVVIMAIVKPMPWYSPQIVIPLLGMVLGNSLTGISLGMDRYIAELKRRRDEIELQLSLGATRNEATRDAFRIAAKAAMVPILNTMSVAGIVSIPGMMTGQLLAGAPPIQAVQYQVMIMFVIAAAIAMGVLIALTLTFHRVTTKDHQLNLS comes from the coding sequence ATGACCGATCTATCGCTTTCCTATGCCGAACTCGCAATTGCTGCAGGATTGCTGGTCATTAACGTCGTCATGTCGTGGCGGATGCGGTTGGGCATCGGTACGCAAATCATTGTCAGTGGCATTCGCATGGCCGTGCAGTTGGCGATTTTGGGATTGGTGCTCAAGCAGATTTTTGCCTTGGCGACGTTCCCACCCGTCATGGCGCTAGCGACCGCGATGACAGTGATCGCGGGCTTATCATCAGTCGGTCGGATCGAAAACCGTTACACCGGCATTCGGCTCAATGCGATCGTTGCTGTTTGGGCGAGCAGTTGGCTGGTCACGGCGGTAGTCATCATGGCGATTGTCAAACCGATGCCTTGGTATTCACCTCAAATCGTGATCCCGCTCCTGGGTATGGTCCTAGGCAATTCGCTGACGGGAATCTCACTGGGCATGGATCGCTACATCGCCGAACTCAAGCGGCGTCGCGACGAAATAGAATTGCAACTGTCTCTCGGGGCGACTCGAAACGAAGCCACTCGCGATGCGTTTCGAATCGCTGCTAAAGCTGCGATGGTGCCGATCTTAAATACGATGTCGGTTGCAGGGATCGTCAGTATCCCCGGCATGATGACGGGGCAACTGCTTGCCGGCGCGCCACCCATTCAAGCGGTTCAATATCAAGTGATGATCATGTTTGTGATCGCCGCCGCCATTGCCATGGGTGTCCTGATCGCCTTGACGTTGACGTTCCATCGAGTGACGACAAAGGATCATCAACTAAACCTATCATGA
- a CDS encoding MBOAT family O-acyltransferase, translating to MLFSQIEFLIFFAIVLLAVWTVRSNRTRKAILLVASYYFYAYWDYRFCGLLLLSTAVDFYVANAMHASNHTGKRKALLLLSLIVNLGMLGYFKYAGFFVESARAILDGYGLGSEPLEIILPVGISFFTFQTLSYTIDVYRRKLQPTPSLLDFALFVAFFPQLVAGPIVRARELLPQLTSFPSFSRRRLYGGFQMFLCGAVKKVLLADRLGEMSDVVFAGPDLYGGLTVWLAVIAYAGQIYYDFSGYTDMAIGAAKMLGYRFPVNFRHPYLAISMADFWHRWHMTLSRWLRDYLYIPLGGSRGGSLATYRNLMITMTLGGLWHGAAWTFVLWGIWHGLALSVQRVFSIQLPKPLSWLITVGVVLVGWVLFRSPDMQSANAVFSQMAFARPGIHWFPPLAIGAIAIMVAEHLAWRTSLRRAMRLPIDAWYSPIATAIMLWCIVLYAPESFKPFVYFQF from the coding sequence ATGCTGTTCTCACAGATTGAATTTCTGATCTTTTTTGCCATCGTGCTATTGGCCGTATGGACCGTCCGATCTAATCGAACGCGCAAGGCCATTCTGCTGGTCGCTAGCTACTACTTCTATGCCTACTGGGACTATCGCTTCTGCGGGCTGTTGTTGTTGTCGACAGCAGTTGATTTTTACGTCGCCAACGCGATGCATGCGAGCAATCACACCGGCAAACGAAAGGCGTTGCTCTTACTCAGCTTGATCGTGAACTTAGGAATGCTCGGCTACTTCAAGTATGCCGGGTTCTTTGTGGAATCAGCAAGAGCCATCTTGGACGGGTACGGACTGGGCAGTGAACCTTTAGAAATCATTTTGCCAGTGGGCATATCGTTCTTCACGTTCCAAACGCTCAGCTACACGATCGACGTCTATCGCCGCAAGCTACAACCCACGCCAAGCTTGCTGGACTTTGCGTTGTTCGTCGCGTTCTTTCCGCAACTCGTTGCCGGACCGATCGTGCGAGCTCGAGAGTTGTTACCGCAATTGACATCGTTTCCCTCATTTTCGCGCCGGCGACTCTACGGCGGGTTTCAGATGTTTTTATGCGGAGCGGTAAAGAAGGTGCTGCTCGCCGATCGCCTAGGGGAAATGTCCGATGTCGTTTTCGCGGGGCCAGATCTGTATGGCGGCCTGACCGTATGGCTCGCCGTGATCGCTTACGCGGGTCAGATTTACTATGACTTTTCGGGGTACACCGATATGGCGATCGGCGCGGCCAAGATGCTGGGATATCGCTTCCCCGTTAATTTCCGACACCCGTACCTGGCAATCTCGATGGCCGATTTTTGGCATCGTTGGCACATGACGTTGTCGCGTTGGTTGCGAGACTACCTCTACATTCCGCTCGGTGGTAGTCGCGGTGGATCACTCGCCACGTATCGTAACTTGATGATCACGATGACCCTGGGCGGCCTTTGGCACGGAGCAGCTTGGACATTTGTGCTCTGGGGAATTTGGCATGGACTGGCGTTGTCGGTCCAACGCGTCTTCTCGATCCAGTTGCCCAAACCGCTGTCATGGCTCATCACGGTCGGGGTCGTATTGGTGGGATGGGTGTTGTTCCGAAGCCCTGATATGCAATCCGCCAACGCGGTGTTTTCGCAGATGGCTTTTGCGAGACCGGGCATCCACTGGTTTCCACCGCTCGCGATTGGAGCGATCGCGATCATGGTCGCCGAACATCTCGCTTGGCGTACCTCGCTACGCCGGGCGATGCGACTGCCGATCGACGCGTGGTATTCCCCCATCGCTACCGCAATCATGCTCTGGTGCATTGTCCTGTACGCACCCGAAAGCTTTAAACCTTTCGTTTACTTTCAATTCTAA
- a CDS encoding peptidylprolyl isomerase, translated as MKTATFETDKGTIKIELFDDKTPKTVENFETLCSKGFYDGLTFHRVIPNFMIQGGCPEGTGTGGPGYKFKDEFHPELKHDGPGVLSMANAGPNTNGSQFFITHEAQPHLDNRHTVFGKVIEGQDVVDAIEMGDKMTKVTVTEG; from the coding sequence ATGAAGACTGCTACTTTTGAGACCGACAAAGGCACCATCAAGATCGAGTTGTTCGACGACAAGACTCCTAAGACCGTCGAAAACTTTGAAACCTTGTGCAGCAAAGGCTTCTACGATGGATTGACCTTTCACCGTGTTATTCCCAACTTCATGATCCAAGGCGGCTGTCCCGAAGGTACTGGAACCGGCGGACCTGGATACAAGTTTAAAGACGAATTCCATCCGGAACTCAAGCACGACGGCCCAGGAGTTCTCTCCATGGCGAACGCGGGCCCCAACACCAACGGCTCGCAGTTTTTCATCACCCACGAAGCTCAACCTCACCTCGATAACCGCCACACTGTTTTTGGCAAAGTGATCGAAGGGCAAGATGTGGTCGATGCGATCGAAATGGGTGACAAGATGACGAAAGTCACCGTCACCGAAGGCTAG
- a CDS encoding HEAT repeat domain-containing protein, with the protein MRIFVLLLVVFTSVARGDEGVPSSAASHNSSMVAGKTLSDLKEGINSEDRVVRTRSVKSIAAFAFRSDDKAIGQALSDAMDHDDAAVRYIAMVSLGDITKAPYVPQVISDATQAKLKTAVKNDPSNSVKMAASYALCQAGEVDEYLSVLLEDLDHPLRGVSCSAAELIGKIGPAAQAAKVKLSEVAANNDAKKKIGDYHRGGAAATALLKISAP; encoded by the coding sequence ATGCGAATTTTTGTACTGTTGCTCGTGGTGTTCACGAGTGTCGCACGCGGTGACGAAGGCGTTCCGAGCAGTGCGGCAAGTCACAATTCATCTATGGTGGCTGGCAAGACGCTCAGCGATTTGAAAGAGGGCATCAATTCGGAAGATCGTGTCGTGCGAACTCGATCGGTGAAGTCGATCGCGGCGTTTGCGTTTCGCTCTGATGATAAGGCGATCGGTCAGGCGTTGTCTGATGCAATGGATCATGATGACGCGGCGGTCCGCTATATCGCTATGGTTAGCTTGGGCGACATCACGAAAGCACCGTACGTGCCGCAAGTCATCAGCGACGCCACTCAAGCGAAGTTGAAAACGGCGGTCAAGAACGATCCATCAAACTCGGTCAAGATGGCCGCATCCTATGCCTTATGCCAAGCCGGCGAAGTGGATGAGTACCTTTCCGTCTTATTGGAAGATCTGGATCATCCCTTGCGAGGCGTTTCCTGCAGTGCAGCGGAATTGATTGGCAAGATTGGGCCAGCGGCTCAAGCAGCCAAAGTGAAGTTAAGTGAAGTCGCCGCGAACAATGACGCCAAGAAAAAGATTGGCGACTATCACCGCGGTGGAGCGGCGGCGACAGCGTTGTTGAAGATTTCGGCTCCTTAG
- a CDS encoding sulfatase family protein: MRTVKIILLLAMCVFARTVSADNRPNILWISCEDISPNLGCYGDPHAITPTLDRLASEGTRFTRAFTPAGVCAIVRSSIITGMYAPTIGSQHMRSEIIPPANVKAFPELLRAAGYFTTNRSKTDYQFNSTPAIWDRQGPKHEDWRERKDPDQPFFSVINFIESHESQIRHGEAKHRKVVETIGSENAHDPNKVGDTIPEYLPNTPATRKNWAWYHDNITLIDKFTGDVLQRLEDDGLTDNTIVIFWGDHGMGLPRGKRWLYDTGTLVPMIVRWPKSVGDDVGEAPGTVREDLVTTVDLAPTMLSLAGVEVPSYMQGRVMMGKNQGEEPPYLFYHRDRMDEVYELQRAARDRRWKYIRNFEPEKPYSQRLEYMDDMPAMQDWRRWAAAGRLSGGMENWFQVPKPIEELYDTNKDPYELNNLADRAEYADRMSRMRAAMEAWQEEIADTGMIPEAVMMEEMKPDGVTPTTENPEMERSDNRVSITCPTDGSSLVYRTKTDDGWSDWTLYTKSFSHDGAVQAQACRLGFSDSEVVTLD, encoded by the coding sequence ATGCGTACTGTAAAAATCATCTTGCTGTTGGCGATGTGCGTTTTCGCTCGGACCGTATCGGCCGACAATCGTCCCAATATCCTTTGGATCTCATGCGAAGACATTTCGCCCAACCTCGGTTGCTACGGGGATCCTCATGCGATCACGCCGACGTTAGATCGTTTGGCGTCCGAGGGGACTCGGTTCACTCGCGCGTTCACACCGGCCGGAGTTTGCGCGATTGTTCGCAGCAGCATCATCACGGGCATGTACGCACCGACGATTGGATCGCAACACATGCGATCGGAGATCATTCCTCCGGCGAACGTGAAGGCGTTTCCAGAACTGTTACGAGCTGCAGGCTACTTCACCACGAACCGAAGTAAGACCGACTACCAATTCAATTCAACGCCGGCGATCTGGGATCGGCAAGGACCCAAGCACGAGGATTGGCGTGAACGCAAAGATCCCGACCAACCGTTCTTTAGCGTGATCAACTTTATCGAAAGCCATGAAAGTCAAATCCGTCACGGTGAAGCCAAGCACCGCAAAGTGGTGGAAACGATCGGGTCCGAGAACGCTCATGATCCGAACAAAGTCGGCGACACGATTCCTGAATACTTGCCCAACACGCCGGCCACGCGAAAGAACTGGGCGTGGTACCACGATAACATCACCCTTATCGACAAATTCACCGGTGATGTGCTTCAGCGGCTCGAAGATGATGGATTGACTGACAACACGATCGTCATTTTTTGGGGCGATCATGGCATGGGCCTGCCGCGTGGAAAGCGATGGCTCTATGACACCGGTACTTTGGTGCCAATGATTGTGCGTTGGCCGAAGTCGGTCGGCGATGATGTCGGCGAAGCACCTGGAACAGTCCGCGAAGATTTGGTGACAACGGTTGATTTGGCACCCACCATGCTCAGCCTAGCTGGAGTGGAAGTTCCTTCGTACATGCAAGGGCGAGTCATGATGGGCAAGAACCAAGGCGAAGAGCCGCCCTATTTGTTCTATCATCGCGATCGTATGGACGAGGTTTACGAGTTGCAACGCGCTGCTCGCGATCGTCGCTGGAAATACATTCGCAACTTTGAACCTGAAAAGCCGTACTCACAGCGGCTTGAGTACATGGACGATATGCCAGCGATGCAAGATTGGCGACGTTGGGCTGCCGCAGGTCGACTTTCCGGCGGCATGGAAAATTGGTTTCAGGTTCCTAAGCCGATCGAAGAGCTCTATGACACGAATAAAGATCCCTACGAGCTGAACAACTTGGCCGACCGCGCTGAATACGCGGATCGTATGTCGAGAATGCGAGCGGCAATGGAAGCGTGGCAGGAAGAGATCGCAGACACCGGAATGATTCCCGAGGCTGTGATGATGGAGGAAATGAAACCGGATGGGGTCACGCCCACAACGGAGAATCCCGAAATGGAAAGATCCGACAATCGCGTTTCCATTACCTGCCCGACCGACGGTTCATCGCTGGTTTACCGGACCAAGACCGACGATGGATGGAGCGACTGGACGCTTTACACAAAATCGTTTTCCCACGATGGTGCTGTGCAAGCTCAAGCTTGCCGCCTCGGTTTTTCGGACAGCGAAGTTGTCACGCTCGATTGA
- a CDS encoding DUF1289 domain-containing protein, with amino-acid sequence MQEPNVKSPCIEKCVLSELSVCVGCGRTGDEIAGWMSASEECRRAIVAAAAQRVAEAGQSSVTTSLSEKPRRQA; translated from the coding sequence ATGCAAGAACCCAACGTAAAATCCCCGTGCATCGAAAAGTGCGTGCTCAGTGAACTGAGCGTATGCGTAGGATGTGGACGCACCGGCGATGAGATCGCGGGTTGGATGTCGGCAAGCGAAGAATGCCGCCGAGCGATTGTCGCCGCAGCGGCGCAGCGCGTTGCGGAAGCAGGTCAATCGAGCGTGACAACTTCGCTGTCCGAAAAACCGAGGCGGCAAGCTTGA